From Pseudoalteromonas sp. DL-6, one genomic window encodes:
- the ribA gene encoding GTP cyclohydrolase II: MAQVRARVQLNVGKNSDIPAEIISFSGLKDGQEHVALVFNNADTEQGVPLIRMHSECLTGDVFHSSRCDCGEQLNECIEMMHEQGGILLYLRQEGRGIGLYNKIDAYVLQSQGMNTYEANNHLGFADDLRDFSDAVLMLNALNLKHVKLMTNNPKKLNALKDAGIEVDSVVGTHAHIKAGLSGNKAYLETKIKHGSHMLDIKKIKKP; the protein is encoded by the coding sequence GTGGCGCAAGTAAGAGCAAGAGTCCAGCTTAATGTTGGCAAAAATAGTGATATTCCAGCAGAAATTATCTCCTTTAGTGGCTTAAAAGATGGCCAAGAGCATGTTGCTTTAGTATTTAATAACGCCGATACCGAGCAAGGTGTTCCGCTTATTCGTATGCATTCTGAATGTTTAACTGGCGATGTATTTCACTCGTCACGTTGTGACTGTGGTGAGCAGTTAAACGAGTGTATTGAAATGATGCATGAGCAGGGCGGTATTTTACTTTATTTACGCCAAGAAGGGCGTGGTATTGGTTTATATAATAAAATTGATGCGTATGTACTGCAATCACAAGGTATGAATACTTACGAAGCTAATAACCATTTAGGTTTTGCTGATGACTTACGTGACTTTTCAGATGCAGTGTTAATGCTCAATGCGCTTAATTTAAAGCACGTTAAATTAATGACTAATAACCCTAAAAAGCTCAATGCATTAAAAGATGCAGGTATAGAGGTCGACTCTGTTGTGGGTACTCATGCTCACATTAAAGCTGGGCTTTCAGGTAATAAAGCGTATTTAGAGACAAAGATTAAGCATGGCTCTCACATGCTAGATATTAAGAAAATTAAAAAACCTTAG
- a CDS encoding TonB family protein: protein MKLNKLALLMGLGLSVLSTTPFAEQANNAQAVFNDAYQNYLNAVKTKENVQQAAEQAYTLGKAVYGENADNTANLAINYAKSINRYGKQWIEKRFSLYQQAYTISVNNHGKQSLETVDALVGMANFAPSAQKADYYLEQVIAIANTENKPKFLADMKLEAATILANKFSYEKYREAKNYLEEADEYYQANLPKNSVEQIKADFLMASFAEGRKRYDQAIERLNRVVKVFDESLNYDHNAELTAHSRLIGLYEKQGKSDEATKHCIAIAKMVPWKESQEQTPLYRVNPKYPKNKARFSKDGSVVMEFEVNESGFVKNPRVLSSEGGLAFEKSAVEALAQWRYAPKFEHGKAVAATSKVQLDFKVNR from the coding sequence ATGAAACTAAATAAACTTGCATTACTGATGGGCTTAGGTTTATCTGTATTAAGCACCACGCCATTTGCCGAACAAGCAAATAACGCTCAAGCCGTTTTCAACGACGCGTATCAAAATTACTTAAATGCGGTTAAAACCAAAGAAAATGTGCAACAAGCCGCGGAGCAGGCTTACACATTAGGTAAAGCTGTTTACGGTGAAAATGCTGATAACACCGCAAACTTAGCGATTAACTATGCAAAATCAATTAATCGATACGGTAAACAGTGGATTGAAAAGCGTTTTTCACTTTACCAACAAGCCTACACTATTTCAGTTAACAACCATGGTAAACAATCATTAGAAACCGTTGATGCTTTAGTTGGCATGGCTAATTTTGCGCCCTCAGCTCAAAAAGCGGACTATTATTTAGAGCAAGTCATTGCAATAGCAAACACAGAAAATAAACCTAAATTTTTGGCCGATATGAAATTAGAAGCGGCAACCATATTAGCCAATAAATTCAGCTACGAAAAATACCGTGAAGCTAAAAACTACTTAGAAGAAGCCGATGAGTATTATCAAGCTAACTTACCTAAAAACTCGGTTGAACAAATAAAAGCTGACTTTTTAATGGCGTCATTTGCGGAAGGTCGAAAAAGATACGACCAAGCAATTGAACGGCTTAATCGCGTAGTAAAGGTATTTGATGAAAGCTTAAACTACGATCACAACGCCGAGCTAACCGCACACTCAAGATTGATTGGCTTGTATGAAAAACAAGGCAAAAGTGATGAAGCCACGAAGCACTGTATCGCGATAGCTAAAATGGTGCCGTGGAAAGAAAGCCAAGAGCAAACGCCGCTATACCGCGTTAACCCTAAATACCCTAAAAACAAGGCGCGATTTAGTAAGGATGGCAGCGTAGTTATGGAGTTTGAAGTAAATGAGTCTGGCTTTGTAAAAAATCCACGCGTACTTAGTTCAGAAGGCGGCCTTGCTTTTGAAAAATCGGCAGTAGAAGCATTAGCGCAATGGCGTTATGCACCTAAGTTTGAACATGGAAAAGCGGTTGCAGCAACCTCCAAAGTACAGCTCGATTTTAAAGTAAACCGTTAA
- a CDS encoding BPSS1780 family membrane protein — protein sequence MSTQLRIFKADAALKWFKAGWLIFKTQPLTFIFMHLFIGIVGLLSLFLPVLQIAAALATPFLTAGFYQAVLTKQQGGKIMLADILKPFSAKGNRLGLFRLALYQMGAGILIALLANGLFADAMAVITQPGLDPNTAVSQMLESISLANVALFLIALSIYFTSFAYAVPLVYFNKEQRILNALKSSFMVFYYNILPLSVYGIICALLMVLSMFLSLLPLLILMPICYISFFVSYQAIFMPVVPPSDDSNIKPLSSEQSGRFDA from the coding sequence ATGTCTACACAATTACGAATTTTTAAAGCTGATGCGGCATTAAAATGGTTTAAAGCGGGTTGGCTAATTTTTAAAACTCAGCCATTAACTTTTATTTTTATGCATTTGTTTATTGGCATTGTTGGCTTGTTGTCGTTATTTTTACCGGTATTACAAATAGCTGCAGCATTGGCTACACCATTTTTAACCGCTGGTTTTTATCAAGCCGTGCTTACCAAGCAGCAGGGCGGAAAAATTATGTTAGCCGACATTTTGAAGCCCTTTTCAGCCAAAGGAAATCGGTTAGGCTTATTTCGCTTAGCGCTGTATCAAATGGGTGCCGGTATTTTAATTGCCTTGCTCGCCAATGGGTTATTTGCTGATGCAATGGCGGTTATAACACAGCCTGGCCTAGATCCAAACACCGCCGTTAGCCAAATGCTTGAGAGTATTTCGCTTGCTAACGTGGCATTGTTTTTAATTGCGCTCTCTATTTACTTTACTTCGTTTGCCTATGCAGTACCGCTGGTTTACTTTAATAAAGAGCAACGTATTTTAAATGCCTTAAAAAGTTCGTTTATGGTGTTTTATTATAATATTTTACCATTGAGTGTTTATGGTATTATTTGCGCATTATTAATGGTGTTGTCGATGTTCTTATCGCTACTACCGCTGTTGATTTTAATGCCAATTTGCTACATTAGTTTCTTTGTATCTTATCAGGCTATTTTTATGCCCGTTGTGCCACCAAGTGATGACAGTAACATTAAGCCTTTAAGTAGCGAGCAAAGCGGACGCTTTGACGCTTAA
- a CDS encoding low molecular weight protein-tyrosine-phosphatase, giving the protein MKKVLIVCLGNICRSPTAEAVLKARAKKLGIDLLVDSAGTIGHHEGNPPDRRSMQAGEKRGYSFKGIFSRKVRSSDFSEFDLILAADTQNLTDLTARCPEHLQYKLALFLEYGEQTQSAIPDPYYGGDDGFEKVLDLIEAASDNILAKLK; this is encoded by the coding sequence GTGAAAAAAGTACTGATAGTGTGTTTGGGAAATATATGTCGTTCACCGACGGCTGAGGCTGTATTAAAAGCGCGTGCTAAAAAGTTAGGCATTGATCTGCTAGTGGACTCGGCTGGGACTATTGGGCACCACGAAGGTAACCCGCCAGATAGACGCTCTATGCAAGCTGGCGAAAAACGTGGTTATAGTTTTAAAGGTATTTTTTCGCGCAAGGTGCGCAGTAGTGATTTTAGCGAGTTTGATTTAATTTTAGCAGCCGATACACAAAACCTGACGGATCTAACCGCACGCTGCCCTGAACATTTGCAGTATAAGCTTGCGTTGTTTTTAGAGTATGGCGAGCAAACACAAAGTGCTATTCCGGACCCTTATTATGGTGGCGATGACGGCTTTGAAAAGGTACTTGATTTAATTGAAGCCGCAAGCGATAACATTTTAGCTAAGTTAAAATAG
- a CDS encoding regulatory protein RecX: protein MDDTLKQKLKNYVLWLLGRQEYSRRELTQKLQQREATDEFIENLLDWCEKHNFINEQRYCEGFVRKHIFKCHGLKRIQSEAMSKGIDRALLETVVDELEIDWFELAQEAYNKKYSTTPADLEYKEKAKRVRYLMYRGFSYDQINFAMQAQ, encoded by the coding sequence ATGGATGATACGTTAAAACAAAAGTTAAAAAACTATGTGCTTTGGTTGCTTGGTCGGCAAGAGTATTCGCGCCGTGAGTTAACCCAAAAGTTACAGCAAAGAGAAGCAACCGACGAGTTCATAGAAAACCTGCTTGATTGGTGTGAAAAGCACAATTTTATTAACGAGCAGCGTTACTGTGAAGGGTTTGTCAGAAAACACATATTTAAATGCCATGGCTTAAAGCGAATTCAAAGTGAGGCCATGAGTAAAGGGATTGATAGAGCACTGCTTGAAACAGTGGTTGATGAGCTGGAAATAGATTGGTTTGAGCTCGCGCAGGAAGCGTACAACAAAAAATATTCAACGACACCGGCAGACCTCGAGTACAAAGAAAAAGCTAAGCGCGTGCGCTACTTAATGTATCGAGGTTTTAGCTATGATCAAATAAATTTTGCAATGCAAGCACAGTAA
- a CDS encoding DUF3087 domain-containing protein: MQLIQINKARYRKHLNRVIVGCAASLAIGSLAISQTLIALFPDESGSHFHWNLLGVIVTSIGIGWLLNKYRTHPFMTEVVYVWELKQALNKITRKMAKLKAAGREGNPDALLAIHYSYAGSRLLWQLDDNTITMDDLAIKQAELDSVAAKFNLTLNADDYNDAILKQF, from the coding sequence ATGCAACTTATTCAAATAAATAAAGCACGTTATCGTAAACATTTAAACCGCGTTATAGTCGGTTGTGCCGCAAGCTTAGCGATTGGTAGTTTAGCTATTTCACAAACGCTTATTGCATTATTTCCCGATGAAAGTGGCAGTCATTTTCATTGGAACTTATTAGGCGTTATTGTTACTAGTATTGGTATTGGCTGGTTGTTAAATAAATACCGCACACATCCTTTTATGACCGAGGTGGTGTATGTGTGGGAGCTTAAACAAGCGCTTAATAAAATCACTCGTAAAATGGCTAAGCTAAAAGCTGCTGGGCGTGAAGGTAACCCAGATGCACTATTGGCGATTCACTATAGTTATGCAGGTTCACGATTATTATGGCAGCTTGACGATAACACCATCACTATGGATGATTTAGCGATTAAACAAGCCGAGTTAGATAGTGTGGCGGCCAAGTTCAACTTAACCTTGAATGCTGATGACTACAATGATGCAATTTTAAAGCAGTTTTAG
- a CDS encoding glutathione S-transferase family protein, with the protein MSIILYGVPLSPYVRKVRVCLAHKKLDYKLEIISPFNQPDWFLELNPLGRIPALKDGELSLADSSVICQYLDEKHPNLPPLLGNTAEQRAAVRWLEKYADYELAPFATFMVFQQRIIAPTMKKQTDEALVQSALNEKLPPLFDYLEGYLGSNEFFVGESLTLADIAVSCQLMNMEHGGEQLDESRWPNLAALHSRVKQDTAMQSMLEGEQKILASLK; encoded by the coding sequence ATGAGCATAATTCTGTATGGTGTCCCGCTTTCTCCTTATGTACGTAAAGTACGTGTGTGTTTAGCGCATAAAAAACTCGACTATAAACTCGAAATAATCTCGCCGTTTAATCAACCTGACTGGTTTTTAGAACTGAACCCACTAGGGCGAATTCCGGCGCTAAAAGACGGCGAGTTAAGCTTGGCGGATTCTAGCGTTATTTGCCAATACCTTGATGAAAAACACCCCAATTTACCGCCTTTACTTGGCAATACTGCAGAGCAACGTGCAGCCGTTCGCTGGTTAGAAAAATACGCTGATTACGAGCTGGCTCCTTTTGCAACATTTATGGTGTTTCAGCAACGTATTATTGCCCCTACAATGAAAAAGCAAACCGATGAAGCATTGGTACAAAGTGCATTAAATGAAAAACTACCGCCTTTATTTGATTATTTAGAAGGTTATTTAGGTAGTAACGAGTTTTTTGTTGGCGAGAGCTTAACCCTTGCCGACATTGCAGTGAGCTGCCAGTTAATGAATATGGAGCATGGTGGTGAGCAACTTGATGAGTCGCGCTGGCCTAATCTTGCAGCATTGCATAGCCGTGTAAAACAGGACACCGCTATGCAGAGCATGCTTGAGGGCGAACAAAAAATATTAGCCTCATTAAAATAA